One genomic window of Chiloscyllium punctatum isolate Juve2018m chromosome 21, sChiPun1.3, whole genome shotgun sequence includes the following:
- the LOC140492452 gene encoding probable G-protein coupled receptor 139 — MDHTNSGMEEKLNPLKVKDAIDDAEIATLITVFPLLLTVNLVTIWILSQGRCGLSKCITLYLVAMAVADLLVAITEVILNRSVSFYFPNNILKTTPGCSTLIVLICTVRDTSVWLTVAFTLDRFIAICCQKLKVRYCVPRMAAVVIAVVTPLFFLKNIPWFFSFEPVYVIDNIPWKCQSKPIFYRSSWWITYDWLHRILNPFLPFFFILLFNALTVRHILQANRVRKGLLSKQGGDQVDPETENRRKSMILLFAISGSFIALWMPYVINFLYYRIAKTYYYTDANAPAYILQQMGYLFQLSSCCVNTCIYVVTQAKFREELKRMFRTPCQLCVKKPE; from the coding sequence ATGGATCATACAAACTCAGGGATGGAAGAGAAATTGAATCCACTAAAAGTGAAAGATGCTATAGATGATGCTGAAATTGCCACTTTGATAACAGTCTTTCCTTTGCTTCTTACAGTGAACTTGGTGACAATCTGGATTCTATCTCAGGGAAGGTGCGGTCTCTCCAAATGCATCACTCTATACTTAgtggccatggcagtggcagatctgTTGGTGGCGATTACTGAAGTGATACTGAATCGCTCTGTTTCCTTTTATTTCCCAAACAATATCCTGAAAACGACACCAGGGTGCAGCACTCTCATTGTCCTGATCTGTACGGTGAGGGACACTTCTGTCTGGTTAACAGTGGCTTTCACTCTCGATCGATTCATAGCAATTTGTTGCCAGAAATTGAAAGTAAGATACTGTGTCCCGAGGATGGCAGCTGTGGTAATTGCGGTGGTGACTCCTCTGTTTTTTCTGAAGAACATCCCCTGGTTTTTCAGTTTTGAACCTGTCTACGTCATTGACAATATACCATGGAAGTGCCAGTCCAAACCCATATTCTACAGATCATCTTGGTGGATTACATACGATTGGCTCCATCGGATCTTAAACCCATTCTTACCTTTTTTCTTTATTCTGCTTTTCAACGCTCTGACAGTCCGACACATTTTACAGGCCAATAGAGTACGGAAAGGATTGTTGTCCAAGCAAGGAGGGGATCAGGTGGATCCGGAAACAGAGAACCGAAGGAAGTCcatgattttactctttgccatatcggGCAGCTTCATCGCTCTGTGGATGCCCTATGTCATTAATTTCCTTTATTACCGAATCGCAAAGACGTATTATTACACTGATGCAAATGCCCCTGCCTACATTCTACAGCAGATGGGTTACCTGTTCCAATTGTCCAGCTGCTGTGTAAACACTTGTATTTATGTTGTAACTCAGGCCAAATTCAGAGAGGAACTGAAGAGGATGTTCAGAACTCCATGTCAGCTCTGTGTTAAGAAACCTGAATAA